In a genomic window of Bacillus rossius redtenbacheri isolate Brsri chromosome 4 unlocalized genomic scaffold, Brsri_v3 Brsri_v3_scf4_2, whole genome shotgun sequence:
- the LOC134542434 gene encoding monocarboxylate transporter 7-like, whose translation MTESSEAQAKRKDLPKMAAPDGGYGWVVVFAYFLIVGPSATTPMVFGLVYRDVFAELNLSPTEISVLLNINAAVGFGFALFNGPLIRRFGYRKMAVLGTTLNAGGLVFTSAAVSLVQIVVAYGIIASLGMGMMLQASQVAINSYFQARKSRAMGLAMTAVGACAILLPQLMVAVMGSYGSRGAGLVLAGVMLQALVGAALLQPVRHHARRRRQHVDPRRPPAPSRDEINKNENFDEGNEVNKSQNFTKSLNLVQNGGTVTHDEKIDSDTEPFIKPNNDVSLKMTPMSSKEGSEETTVLLASHGDHPEDGKAIKENNAEPSRPPPRRTLTSDRSDGDHIENKGILAIFLSKISTVLDLGIMTNALYANVIVSMSLAFASETNFSIMTPLILASMGFEAGQVATIMSSMAIIDIFARLLTPFAMERLKINLRTVYFVSIIFLIVFRSILVLLNSFRSVLVLGAGLGIAKGIRNVYTNIVIPSYVPIERLASAIGLHMAFSALLFLSFGPILGKVVEAAGNYHASVHTINGITVVAVAMWLWDLLVSGRRRSRPAAGTAP comes from the exons GGCCCTAGCGCGACCACGCCGATGGTGTTCGGTCTTGTCTACAGAGATGTCTTCGCGGAGCTGAACCTTTCTCCGACCGAGATATCTGTCCTTCTGAATATCAACGCCGCGGTCGGATTTGGCTTCG CACTGTTCAACGGACCCCTTATTCGACGGTTTGGATACCGCAAGATGGCGGTTCTGGGGACAACGCTCAACGCGGGTGGACTTGTGTTTACATCAGCTGCAGTTTCCTTAGTGCAGATTGTGGTCGCATATGGCATTATCGCAT CCCTGGGGATGGGGATGATGCTTCAGGCTTCGCAAGTGGCCATCAACTCGTACTTCCAAGCGAGGAAGAGCAGGGCCATGGGGCTCGCCATGACGGCGGTGGGCGCCTGCGCGATACTGCTGCCCCAGCTGATGGTCGCCGTGATGGGCAGCTACGGGTCCCGCGGGGCGGGTCTCGTCCTGGCCGGCGTGATGCTGCAGGCCTTGGTCGGAGCCGCGCTGCTCCAGCCCGTCAGACACCACGCGAGGAGGCGCCGGCAACACGTGGACCCGCGGCGGCCGCCCGCACCGTCGCGAG ATGAAATTAACAAGAATGAAAACTTTGATGAAGGAAATGAAGTCAATAAATCTCAGAATTTTACGAAATCACTAAACCTGGTGCAAAATGGAGGTACGGTGACCCATGATGAGAAAATAGACAGCGATACAGAACCGTTTATTAAGCCTAAtaatgatgtttcattaaagATGACACCCATGTCGAGCAAAGAAGGGTCAGAAGAGACAACGGTGTTGTTGGCTTCACATGGAGATCATCCGGAAGATGGCAAAGCCATAAAAGAAAACAATGCTGAACCTAGTCG GCCACCACCGAGAAGAACATTAACATCAGACCGAAGTGACGGAGATCATATTGAAAACAAAGGCATCCTTGCAATTTTTCTTTCGAAGATTTCTACAGTTTTAGACCTGGGAATTATGACAAATGCACTGTATGCTAACGTGATCGTGAGCATGTCGCTGGCTTTTGCTTCGGAGACAAATTTCTCGATTATGACACCTCTGATCCTGGCTAGCATGGGCTTCGAAGCTGGGCAAGTGGCCACGATAATGTCCTCCATGGCGATCATCGATATATTCGCCAGGTTACTGACTCCTTTCGCCATGGAGAGACTAAAGATCAACTTGAGGACTGTTTATTTTGTCAGCATCATCTTTCTTATTGTCTTCAGATCAA TCCTAGTGCTGCTGAACAGCTTTAGGTCGGTGCTGGTCCTGGGGGCAGGCCTGGGCATTGCCAAGGGCATCAGGAACGTGTACACAAACATTGTGATACCTTCATACGTGCCCATCGAGAGGCTTGCATCGGCCATCGGACTGCACATGGCCTTTTCCGCACTGCTGTTTCTGTCATTCGGTCCTATTCTCG GCAAGGTGGTAGAGGCGGCCGGGAACTACCACGCCTCTGTCCACACTATAAACGGGATCACCGTGGTGGCTGTGGCCATGTGGCTGTGGGACCTGCTGGTCTCCGGCAGGCGGAGGTCACGTCCAGCCGCAGGGACCGCGCCTTGA